From a region of the Limisphaera ngatamarikiensis genome:
- a CDS encoding ABC transporter permease, giving the protein MSSEREASMGVPPVLDRAGPVRSGWGAGRRRAWFWAEVAEGFRMAMAALVAHRLRSALTLLGVLVGVFSIMVTMTALRVLQSNVEREMSQLGAHTFAVRKWPALYFGGPEGLEKYWRRKPITWDQARWIEDRARWVAAVGVEDEFWAGEVSSRYARTAPTVRLLGVTTGCFPARGWVLAEGRALMESDVVNAREVCVLGSRVARTLFPFGSAVGQSIKMDGVPYRVVGVIAPRGGGQGSDQDDFVAVPLRTALNRYGHRNRSLTLLVQARDGAVFEDCMEEVRGLLRLARRVPPGAEDDFEVFSNDSLIQQFQAFTLAVRIGVAVISSIALVAAGVGIMNIMLVSVTERTREIGIRRAVGAKRRHILGQFILEAVALCEVGGVLGIICGIVGGNLTAWYFKVPPAIPWDWTLVGLLSCSAVGVVFGTYPALKAAYLDPIEALRYE; this is encoded by the coding sequence ATGTCGTCAGAACGGGAGGCGAGCATGGGGGTGCCGCCGGTGTTGGACCGGGCGGGGCCGGTGCGGTCGGGTTGGGGCGCCGGACGGCGCAGGGCATGGTTTTGGGCGGAGGTGGCGGAGGGGTTTCGCATGGCGATGGCGGCGCTGGTGGCGCACCGGTTGCGTTCGGCCCTGACGCTGCTGGGGGTGTTGGTGGGGGTGTTTTCGATCATGGTGACGATGACGGCCCTGCGGGTGTTGCAGAGCAATGTGGAGCGGGAGATGAGCCAGCTGGGCGCGCACACGTTTGCGGTGCGGAAGTGGCCGGCGCTGTATTTTGGCGGGCCGGAGGGCCTGGAGAAGTACTGGCGTCGCAAGCCGATCACCTGGGACCAGGCGCGCTGGATTGAGGATCGAGCGCGTTGGGTGGCGGCGGTGGGGGTGGAAGACGAGTTCTGGGCCGGGGAGGTTTCGAGTCGGTATGCCCGGACGGCGCCCACGGTGCGGTTGTTGGGGGTGACGACGGGTTGTTTTCCTGCTCGGGGCTGGGTGTTGGCCGAGGGCCGGGCGTTGATGGAGTCGGACGTTGTGAATGCGCGGGAGGTGTGCGTGTTGGGGAGCCGGGTGGCGCGGACGTTGTTTCCGTTTGGATCGGCGGTGGGGCAGTCGATCAAGATGGATGGGGTGCCGTATCGGGTGGTGGGGGTGATTGCGCCCCGGGGTGGCGGGCAGGGGAGTGATCAGGATGACTTTGTGGCGGTACCGTTGCGCACGGCTCTGAACCGGTACGGTCACAGGAACCGGAGTTTGACGCTGCTGGTGCAGGCCCGGGACGGGGCGGTGTTTGAGGACTGCATGGAGGAGGTGCGCGGGCTGTTGCGGCTGGCGCGGCGGGTGCCGCCGGGGGCGGAGGATGATTTTGAGGTGTTCTCGAATGACTCGCTGATCCAGCAGTTTCAGGCGTTTACGCTGGCGGTGCGGATCGGGGTGGCGGTGATCAGTTCGATTGCCCTGGTGGCGGCGGGGGTGGGGATCATGAACATCATGCTGGTGTCGGTGACGGAGCGGACGCGGGAAATCGGGATTCGCCGTGCGGTGGGGGCCAAACGCCGGCACATTTTGGGGCAATTCATTCTTGAAGCGGTGGCGTTGTGCGAGGTGGGCGGCGTGTTGGGGATCATTTGCGGGATCGTGGGTGGGAACCTGACGGCCTGGTACTTCAAGGTTCCACCCGCCATTCCCTGGGACTGGACGTTGGTGGGGCTGTTGAGTTGTTCGGCGGTGGGGGTGGTGTTCGGGACCTATCCGGCGTTGAAGGCGGCGTACCTGGACCCGATCGAGGCGTTGCGTTACGAGTGA
- a CDS encoding ABC transporter permease translates to MRLAIELGEALRMALAALAANKLRAALTTLGIVIGVVTVTLMGTAIEGLNRSFLQSVSRIGTDVLFVDRMDWFIGSREVWLRMQKRRPIDLGDARALERAVGWAVAVAPVARGNQPVRYQNRSAGSVFIIGTTDQYLLTAGVRVSLGRFLSSAEVAGARPVCVIGTEVATNLFRHEPPLGRRIRIGGGTFEVVGVLERQGTFLGAFSLDNQIIVPLGAFLASFQSRPDLQIQVKVGNVAALEDAREELRQAMRRVRRLAPGEPDDFSINQQQQFIRVFQQVGGTIAVVGLFITGLSLFVGGIGIMNIMFVSVAERTREIGIRKAVGARRRAILMQFLLEAAAICLMGGLVALLLAWPLTLGLQLMLPARLSLRVAALALGVALVTGLVSGLLPAWRAARMNPVDALRAE, encoded by the coding sequence CTGGGCGAGGCCCTGCGGATGGCACTGGCGGCGCTGGCGGCCAACAAGCTCCGGGCGGCTTTGACGACTCTGGGCATTGTGATCGGTGTGGTCACAGTGACCCTGATGGGCACGGCCATCGAGGGGTTGAACCGCTCGTTCCTGCAGAGCGTGTCGAGGATCGGGACGGACGTGTTGTTTGTGGATCGGATGGACTGGTTTATAGGGTCGCGCGAGGTTTGGCTGCGGATGCAGAAGCGGCGTCCGATTGACCTGGGGGATGCGCGGGCGTTGGAGCGCGCGGTGGGTTGGGCGGTGGCGGTGGCCCCTGTGGCGCGGGGGAATCAGCCGGTGCGGTATCAGAACCGGAGTGCGGGCAGTGTGTTCATCATCGGGACGACCGACCAGTACTTGTTGACCGCGGGTGTGCGGGTGAGTTTGGGCCGGTTCCTGAGCAGTGCGGAGGTGGCGGGGGCGCGGCCGGTCTGTGTGATTGGCACCGAGGTGGCGACCAACCTGTTCCGGCACGAACCGCCGTTGGGTCGGCGGATCCGGATTGGTGGTGGCACGTTCGAGGTGGTGGGGGTGCTGGAGCGGCAAGGGACGTTTCTGGGCGCGTTCAGTTTGGACAATCAGATCATCGTGCCGCTGGGGGCCTTTCTGGCGTCGTTTCAGAGCCGGCCGGATCTGCAAATCCAGGTGAAGGTGGGCAACGTGGCGGCCTTGGAGGATGCGCGGGAGGAATTGCGACAGGCGATGCGGCGGGTTCGGCGTTTGGCGCCGGGTGAGCCGGACGATTTTTCCATCAATCAGCAGCAGCAGTTCATCCGGGTGTTTCAGCAGGTGGGTGGCACGATCGCGGTGGTGGGGTTGTTCATCACCGGCCTGTCGTTGTTCGTGGGCGGGATCGGGATCATGAACATCATGTTTGTGTCGGTGGCGGAACGGACGCGGGAGATCGGGATTCGCAAGGCGGTGGGGGCCAGGCGGCGCGCGATTCTGATGCAATTTCTGTTGGAGGCGGCGGCCATTTGTCTGATGGGCGGGCTGGTGGCGCTGCTGCTGGCGTGGCCGTTGACCCTGGGTTTGCAACTGATGTTGCCGGCCCGCTTGTCCCTGCGTGTGGCGGCCCTGGCCCTGGGGGTGGCGTTGGTCACGGGGTTGGTTTCCGGCCTTTTGCCGGCGTGGCGGGCGGCCCGGATGAACCCGGTGGACGCGTTACGTGCGGAGTGA